One segment of Synchiropus splendidus isolate RoL2022-P1 chromosome 4, RoL_Sspl_1.0, whole genome shotgun sequence DNA contains the following:
- the rpl18a gene encoding 60S ribosomal protein L18a yields MKASGTLREYKVIGRLLPSAKNPAPPLYRMRIFAPNHVVAKSRFWYFVSQLRKMKKASGETVYCGLVHEKTPLKVKNFGIWLRYDSRSGTHNMYREYRDLTTSGAVTQCYRDMGARHRARAHSIQIMKVQVIAANKCRRPAIKQFHDSKIKFPLPHRVLRRQHKPRFTTKRPNTFF; encoded by the exons ATGAAGGCGTccggcaca CTAAGGGAATACAAAGTTATTGGGCGCCTCCTGCCCTCCGCCAAGAACCCGGCGCCCCCTCTGTACCGTATGAGGATCTTTGCCCCTAACCATGTGGTGGCCAAGTCCCGTTTCTGGTACTTTGTCTCTcagctgaggaagatgaagaaggcTTCTGGAGAGACTGTCTACTGTGGCCTG GTCCATGAGAAAACCCCTCTGAAGGTGAAGAACTTTGGCATCTGGCTGCGTTATGACTCTCGCAGTGGAACCCACAACATGTACAGGGAGTACAGAGACCTGACCACTTCTGGTGCCGTCACTCAGTGCT ATCGTGACATGGGAGCTCGCCATCGTGCCCGCGCCCACTCAATCCAGATCATGAAGGTGCAGGTCATTGCTGCCAACAAGTGCCGCAGACCGGCCATCAAACAGTTCCAT GACTCCAAGATCAAGTTCCCGCTGCCCCACAGGGTCCTGCGTCGCCAGCACAAGCCCCGCTTCACCACCAAGAGACCAAACACCTTCTTCTAA
- the xpot gene encoding exportin-T yields the protein MACQSVAAVMDEQALLGLNPDADARYRQRAMAYFEQLKESQDAWEVCAEALAKGIYNEDHVKFFCFQVLEHQIKFRHAGLSAGQQQLIRETLMKWLQCQLMNTQPEKPFIRNKAAQVFALTFIMEYLTLWPKFFFDILSLVGLNPHGVDIYLRTLMAIDAEVVDRDILHPPEESRRNTLIKDTMREQCIPNLVESWFLILQTYQQSHPELTCQCLEVVGAYVSWIELSLIANDRFVNLLLSQMSVEELREEACDCLFEIVNKGMDPVDKTKLVESLCQVLQSAGFFNIEQEEDVDFLAKFSRLVNGMGQSLVLSWTKLVKCGNVKDAADTLQAIEAKVPLLLQLLVHEDDDISANIVSFCYEYLHVLKQLPQLTDQQKANIEAVMLAVMKKLTYDDEYNFENEGEDEAMFVEYRKQLKMLLDRLAQVSPELLLEAVRRVFTSTMQGWQTAQFMEVEVAIRLLYMLGEALPASHGAHFSGDAAKTSALQDMMRTLVSCGVSSYQHTSVSLEFFETVVRYDKFFIVEPQHIPNVLMAFLDQRGLRHNSPKVRSRVAYLFSRFIKTLHKQMTAFIEDILTRIQDLLELAPPENGFPALLTSDDQLFMFETAGVLIVNGESPVERKQALMRSLLTPLMDAFRLLLAKLPQETEEDRQGALADCLSHAVGFASRTSKAFSNKQTVKQCGCTEVYRDCLQTFLPALSCPVQQGVLRSSVRSFLHRMIICLEEEVLPFIPAASEHMLKGCEAKDLQEFIPLISQITAKFKRQVSPFLQQVFMPLVLAIFEVLSQPAEENDQAAALEKQMLRRSYFSFIQTVAGSGMNEVMANQGAENIERVVFTIIQGAVDFPDPVAQKTCFIILSKLVELWGGKDGMVGFPDFIYKHIVPACFIAPLKPTFDLSDAQTVLTLSECAITLKTIHLKRGPEFIQFLQQEYLPSLQVSPEISQELCQVLQQPDIKVLKNYIKAFFQRAKL from the exons ATGGCCTGCCAGTCTGTAGCTGCAGTCATGGACGAGCAGGCCCTGTTGGGGCTCAACCCAGATGCAGACGCCCGCTACAGGCAGAGG GCCATGGCTTACTTTGAGCAGCTGAAGGAGTCTCAGGATGCTTGGGAAGTTTGTGCTGAGGCACTCGCCAAAGGGATCTACAA cgAAGATCATGTGAAGTTCTTCTGCTTCCAAGTTTTGGAACACCAGATAAAGTTCAG ACACGCAGGACTGAGCGCAGGTCAGCAGCAGCTCATCAGAGAGACGCTGATGAAGTGGCTGCAGTGTCAG CTGATGAACACTCAGCCTGAGAAGCCCTTCATCAGGAACAAGGCTGCTCAGGTCTTTGCCCTCACTTTTATCATGGAATATCTGACACTGTGGCCCAAGTTCTTCTTCGACATCCTCTCCCTGGTGGGCCTCAACCCTCACGGAGTCGACATCTATCTAAGGACGCTCATGGCCATCGACGCTGAGGTGGTGGACAGGGATATCTTGCACCCTCCTGAG GAGAGTCGCAGGAATACGTTGATCAAAGACACCATGAGGGAGCAGTGCATTCCAAATCTGGTGGAGTCCTGGTTCCTAATCCTGCAGACTTACCAGCAGTCTCACCCTGAGCTCACCTGCCAGTGTCTGGAGGTGGTGGGCGCCTACGTGTCCTGGATCGAGCTCAGCCTCATCGCCAACGATCG GTTTGTGAACCTGCTACTGAGTCAGAtgtctgtggaggagctgcGGGAGGAGGCCTGCGACTGCCTGTTTGAGATAGTCAACAAAGGGATGGACCCGGTGGATAAGACCAAGTTGGTGGAGTCGCTGTGCCAGGTCCTGCAGTCGGCTGGATTTTTCAACATAGAGCAG GAGGAGGACGTGGACTTCCTGGCCAAGTTCTCTCGACTGGTAAACGGGATGGGTCAAAGTCTTGTCCTCAGCTGGACCAAACTGGTCAAATGTGGTAACGTGAAGGATGCCGCAGACACGCTGCAGGCCATCGAGGCCAAAgtgccactgctgctgcagttgcTCGTGCATGAGGATGACGATATCTCTGCCAACATCGTCAGCTTCTGCTACGAATACCTGCATGTCCTCAAACAG CTTCCCCAGTTGACTGATCAGCAAAAAGCAAACATAGAA GCAGTCATGCTTGCGGTCATGAAGAAACTTACTTATGATGATGAATACAATTTTGAAAATGAG GGCGAGGACGAGGCCATGTTCGTTGAGTACAGAAAGCAGCTGAAGATGCTGCTGGATCGTCTTGCCCAAGTctcacctgagctgctgctggaagcTGTCCGTAGAGTCTTCACCAGCACCATGCA GGGCTGGCAGACCGCTCAGTTCATGGAGGTGGAGGTCGCTATCCGGCTGCTCTACATGCTGGGCGAGGCGCTGCCCGCATCTCATGGCGCCCACTTCTCTGGGGACGCGGCTAAGACCAGCGCTCTGCAAGACATGATGAGGACG TTGGTGTCCTGTGGTGTCAGCAGCTACCAGCACACCTCTGTGTCTCTGGAGTTCTTTGAAACGGTTGTGCGATATGATAAATTCTTTATTGTGGAGCCACAACACATTCCAAATGTCCTG ATGGCATTTCTGGACCAGAGAGGCCTGAGGCATAACAGCCCAAAGGTCCGCAGCAGAGTGGCTTACCTCTTCTCCAGGTTCATCAAAACTTTGCA TAAACAGATGACAGCGTTTATTGAAGACATCCTGACCAGGATCCAAGACCTGCTGGAGCTTGCACCTCCT GAGAACGGCTTCCCCGCCCTGCTGACCAGTGATGATCAGCTCTTCATGTTCGAGACGGCGGGCGTGCTGATTGTGAACGGTGAGAGTCCAGTGGAGCGGAAGCAGGCGCTGATGAGGAGCCTGCTGACGCCGCTGATGGACGCCTTCCGCCTGCTGCTGGCCAAACTGCCCCAGGAAACTGAAGAAGACAGACAAGGAGCTCTCGCTGACTGTCTGAGCCACGCCGTCGGTTTCGCCAG TCGGACAAGCAAAGCGTTCAGCAACAAGCAGACTGTGAAGCAGTGCGGCTGCACGGAGGTCTACAGAGACTGTCTGCAAACCTTCCTTCCCGCACTGAGCTGCCCCGTCCAGCAGGGGGTGCTGCGCAGCTCGGTGCGCTCCTTCTTGCACCGAATGATCATCTgcctggaggaggaggttcTGCCCTTCATCCCTGCCGCCTCTGAACACATGTTGAAGGGCTGCGAGGCCAAAGATTTGCAGGAATTCATCCCGTtgatcagtcagatcactgccAAGTTCAAG AGGCAAGTGTCCCCCTTCCTGCAGCAGGTCTTCATGCCTCTCGTGCTCGCCATCTTTGAGGTTCTTTCTCAGCCTGCGGAGGAGAACGACCAGGCAGCTGCTCTGGAGAAGCAGATGCTGCGGAGGAGCTACTTCAGCTTCATCCAGACTGTAGCTGGGAGTGGCATGAACGAGGTCATGGCCAACCAAG GAGCAGAGAATATCGAGCGCGTGGTTTTCACCATCATCCAGGGTGCAGTGGACTTCCCCGACCCCGTGGCTCAGAAGACCTGCTTCATCATTCTCTCCAAACTGGTGGAGCTGTGGG GAGGAAAGGACGGCATGGTGGGCTTCCCAGACTTCATCTACAAACATATTGTCCCCGCGTGTTTCATCGCGCCTCTCAAACCAACTTTTGACCTCTCCGACGCTCAGACAGTCCTA ACACTGTCGGAGTGTGCAATCACACTAAAGACAATTCATCTCAAAAGG GGGCCGGAGTTTATTCAGTTTTTACAGCAGGAGTATCTGCCGTCGCTTCAGGTGTCGCCTGAAATCTCACAG GAGCTGTGTCAAGtccttcagcagcctgacatCAAGGTCCTCAAAAACTATATCAAG GCATTTTTCCAGCGAGCAAAGCTGTAG